A stretch of DNA from Clostridia bacterium:
TCACCCCGGGCACTATTTCCGCCACAATCCCCTCCTCCCGCAGGCGGTCCAACTGCTCCTGGATGGCTCCGTAAAGGCTTGGATCCCCTGTGTGCAAGCGCACCACCAGTTTGCCTTGCCGACTGCCCCTAATTAAGACGGCCAGCACCTCTTCCAAAGTCATAGAGGCGCTGTCATAAATCTCAGCGCCCGGTTTCGCCAGTGTCAAAAGCTCCGGGTTCACCAGGGAGCCGGCATACACAATGATATCGGCTTCTTTTAACAACCGTGCTCCTTTCACGGTAATGAGTTCTACATCGCCGGGACCGGCACCGACAAAATACACCATCCGTCCTTCATTCCTTTCCCGGTTTTCTGCTGATGATCAATGACAAGTAATCGATTTTCCGGCCTACCAGGCCTTCTAAATCACCGGTGACAAACTCCCCGGCCTGTCCCACCCTGGCGGCCAGAAAAGACCCCTGCAGCCGGTTTTGCCTGGCTAAAGCCGCCACCAGACCGCTATAATCCTTGGAGACTTTCATCAATACCAAG
This window harbors:
- a CDS encoding precorrin-2 C(20)-methyltransferase, with translation RLLVPLAEGDEPLVILPGGGEQDLDEKAWQGANLVLMKVSKDYSGLVAALARQNRLQGSFLAARVGQAGEFVTGDLEGLVGRKIDYLSLIISRKPGKE